A stretch of Triticum aestivum cultivar Chinese Spring chromosome 1D, IWGSC CS RefSeq v2.1, whole genome shotgun sequence DNA encodes these proteins:
- the LOC123182007 gene encoding probable carboxylesterase 15, translating to MAPAAASQHQATTVAPTSGRKVVDEVSGWLRVMDDGSIDRTWTGPPEALPLMQPVQPYAVPRDGHTLHDLPGEPNLRVYLPEVDAGSVGRLPVIVQLHGGGFCISHPSWVLYHHFYARLACAVPAVVVTAELPLAPEQRLPAQIHTGVDVLRRLRSIAMSDEGSLDDPAAELLRKAADMSRVFLVGDSSGGNLVHLVAARVGEDGADAWAPLRVAGGIPIHPGFVRATRSKSELQDTPDSVFFTLDMLDKFLAMALPMGATKDHPYTCPMGPTAPPLESVPLPPMLVAVAEKDLIRDTNLEYCDALRAAGKEVEVLINRGMSHSFYLNKFAVDMDPTTGERAQELIDAIKSFVARH from the coding sequence ATGGCCCCCGCCGCCGCATCGCAGCACCAGGCCACCACCGTGGCGCCGACGAGCGGCCGCAAGGTGGTGGACGAGGTGTCCGGCTGGCTGCGcgtcatggacgacggcagcatcGACCGCACCTGGACGGGCCCGCCCGAGGCCCTGCCGCTCATGCAGCCGGTGCAGCCCTACGCCGTGCCCCGCGACGGCCACACGCTCCACGACCTCCCCGGGGAGCCCAACCTCCGGGTGTACCTCCCCGAGGTCGACGCGGGCAGCGTCGGCCGCCTCCCCGTCATCGTGCAGCTCCACGGCGGCGGCTTCTGCATCTCCCACCCGTCCTGGGTCCTGTACCACCACTTTTACGCCCGCCTCGCGTGCGCCGTCCCCGCCGTGGTGGTCACCGCCGAGCTCCCGTTAGCCCCGGAGCAACGCCTTCCTGCCCAGATACACACTGGTGTCGACGTGCTCCGCCGGCTGCGGTCCATCGCCATGTCCGACGAAGGCTCTCTCGACGACCCCGCGGCCGAGCTCCTCCGCAAGGCAGCGGACATGTCCCGCGTGTTCCTCGTCGGGGACAGCTCCGGTGGCAACCTCGTCCACCTCGTGGCCGCGCGCGTTGGTGAGGACGGCGCGGACGCCTGGGCGCCCCTCCGCGTCGCCGGCGGCATCCCGATCCACCCGGGGTTCGTGCGCGCCACGCGGAGCAAGTCGGAGCTGCAGGACACGCCGGACTCGGTGTTCTTCACGCTGGACATGCTGGACAAGTTCCTGGCCATGGCGCTGCCGATGGGCGCCACCAAGGACCACCCGTACACGTGCCCGATGGGCCCGACAGCGCCGCCGCTGGAGTCCGTCCCTCTGCCGCCGATGCTGGTGGCCGTCGCGGAGAAGGACCTCATCCGCGACACTAACCTCGAGTACTGCGACGCGCTGCGCGCCGCCGGCAAGGAGGTGGAGGTGCTCATCAACCGCGGCATGAGCCATTCCTTCTACCTCAACAAGTTCGCCGTCGACATGGACCCTACCACCGGGGAGCGAGCCCAGGAGCTTATCGACGCCATCAAGAGCTTCGTTGCCCGCCACTAA